The segment TGCAGGCCGCGCAGACCCGGCGTGTCGATGATGCAGGCCCCGCCGGGCGTGCGGTGCAGGCTGCGCGCGGTGGTGGTGTGGCGGCCGCGGCTGTCGTCCAGACGCACCGCGCCGGTGGCCTGCTGCACGGACTCGCACAAGGCATTGCTCAGCGTGGACTTGCCCGCGCCGCTGGAGCCCAGCAGCACCAGGGTCTGGCCCAGACCCAGCCAGGGCGCGAGCCGGGCGCGCGCGGCCTCGGCCTGGGTGCCGTCCACGGCCAGCACGGCCGCCACGGCGGCGCGGCTGTGGGCCAGGTGGTCGGCCACCTCGGCCAGACGGGCCTCGGGCTCGCGGCAGAGGTCGGCCTTGCTGAGCACCACCACGGCCGGGATGCCGGCCGCGCGCACCAGCACCAGATAGCGGTCCAGGCGGGCGAGCTTGAAGTCATGGTCCAGGCCCATGACCAGCAGGGCCGTGTCCACATTGCTGACCAGGGCCTGGCGCCGGCCCTCGGGGTCGCGGCGCACCAGGGTGTTGAGCGGCGCCAGGCGGCGCTCCACCCAGAGGCTCTGGTCCTCCAGCGTGCGCGCCAGCACCCAGTCGCCCACGGCCGGCTGTTCGCCCAGGGCGATCAGGTCCTGCTGCAGGGCGGGGCGCAGGCGGGCCGCTTGCGTGGCGTGGGCGGATTGCAGGCTCAGGCGGTCGCGCTGCACCTCGGTGATGCGCCACAGGCCCAGGCCGGGTTCGGCGGGCTGGTCCGCCAGTTGGGGAATCAGGGACAGGGGCAGGCCCAGGCGACGCAGGGCCTCGATGTCGAGGGTTTCGAGCATGATGATGATGATGATGTCGACGACGAACAAAGGGGGAACGCAGTCAGCCGGCGCGCCGCGGGAGGGCGCGAGACTGGCGATGAGGGGTTCGTGCGTCGACCGCCCGGGGCGGGCGGCGGGAGCGGGCTGGGGATCAGCCGCGGATCAGCGCTTCAGCGAGTGGCGCGAGCGATGCCGCAAAGCTCCCGACCGCGAACGCAGGCGGCCGACGGCAGCAGGGCAAGATCAAATGCAGCCATGGTCGTCTCCTGGTTCGGGTTGAGGAAGGGCGCAGTGTGCGCGCCGGGCCGGGGCCAGGTCAAGTGAGACGGGTCAGGCACTGTTGACGGGGCACCACGAAAAACGCCCCACCAGTTGAGGGTGGGGCGTGGGTATGGGGTACGTCGGCGCTGGTCACGGGTTCCAGGTCTCTGCCCAATCTGCAGCCGGTTTCCGCCTCCGTGCTTCGCAGTATGCCCAGGCTTTGTGACCGTGATTTGACGCAGACCAAGCTTGGTGTAGGCCCTGCGGGCCGTGGCGGTCAGGCGGCCTCGGCCTCGCGGTTCAGCACAAAGGACTCGAAATCTTCCGCCGCCTGGGGCCGGCCGAAGAGATAGCCCTGGAAGGCGCGGCAGCCGATCTGGGCCAGGAAGCGGCGCTGGCCCTCGGTCTCTACGCCCTCGGCCACCACCTCCAGGCCCATGGTCAGGCCCAGGGTGGCCACGGTGCGGGCAATGGCGGCGTCCTGCGGGTTCTCCAGCACGTCCTGCACGAAGGATTTGTCGATCTTGAGCTCGTCCAGGGGCAGTTGCTTCAGATAGCTCAGCGAGGAGTAGCCGGTGCCGAAGTCGTCCAGCGAGAGCCGCAGGCCGCGGGCCTTGAGCTGGTGCATCTTGGATACGATATCGTCCAGATCGTTGACCAGCATGCTCTCGGTGAGTTCCAGCATCAGGCGTTCTGGCCGTGCGCCGCTGTGCTTGAGGATGGACAGCAGCTGGGGCACGAAGTCGCGCTGCAGAAACTGCTGGGCGCTCACGTTCACCGAGAGCGTGATGCCGGCCAGCGCCGGCTGCTCGGCCCAGGCCACCAGCTGGGCGCAGGCGCGGCCCAGCACCCACTGGCCCAGGGGCAGGATCAGGCCGCTCTGCTCGGCCACGGGGATGAATTCGGCCGGCGAGATATCGCCATGGCTGGGGTGCTTCCAGCGCAGCAGGGCCTCGGCCCCGCGCACCCGGCCCTGGCCGTCGACCTGGGGCTGGAAGTGCAGATGGAAATGCTGCTGCGGCGCCTGCAGGGCGCGGCGCAGCTCGGCCGCCAGCGCGCGGTGCTGGGCCACCTCGGACAGCATCACATAGAGCAGGCGGTAGGTCACGATCATGGCCAGCGCGCTGTTGACCCAGGAGCCGCTGACGCGCAACTCGTCGGGCAGGCTGCGCGCATTGGGAATGCCCCACTGCGTGCTGCCGAAGGCATAAAAGGCCGCGAAGCACAGCAGGGGCGCGCCGTGGCGCAGCCAGGGCTTCTCGTGCTTGAAGAGCAGCAGGCTGGCCGCACCCAGGGCCAGCAGGTAATGGTGGGTGACGCGCGGGGCCTGGGCATTGGGAATGTCCATGAACACGCACATCAGGCTCAGCAGCAGGAAGAGCACGCCCACGAAGAGCAGGGCGGCGCTGCGTGTGTCGCCACGCCGGGTGAGCCACCAGCAGGCGATGCCCGTGGCGCCCATCAGCCCATTGGCGGCCAGCATCAGGCCATCGCCGCTCCAGCTGAAATAGCTGCCCCAGATCAGGCTCACCGCGATCAGGGCCCGGCTGCCCACGCGCAGGGCACGCCGCACCCGCACCGAGTGCTTGTGGCCGGACGCGGCCGGCCCGGGCGGGCTGCTGCTGCTGGCGGGGAGGATGGAGACGGGCATGGGGCGTGGTTCGGGGGGCGCAGGCCGGCCGGCGCTGCGCGCAGTGCGCGTCAGGCGGGCTTCTTGTGGCGGCGCGGCATGGCGGTCTCCTCCCCAGTCCATGCGGCAATGGCCGATGCTAGCCCCGGACGGGCTTTTTGTGTGCGCTGGCGCGCCTGCAAGACCCGGCCCCTGGTGACAGATGGCACGCGGGCGGCGGCTTTGTGCAGCGGGCGCTCTGCACAGCATCTTTACAAAGCCTCAAAAGGCCGGCCAAGCGGTGGCGGCATCATGGGGCCATGCAATGCAAGAAGAATCCCTGCCCCCGGCGGGCCGGCCTGCTGCCCGGGGGAGGGCTGGCCCTGGGCCTGCTGCTGGGTGGCTGCGCCCAGCTGGTGGCCCCCTACGAGCGGCCGGAGGCGGCCCTGCCCCGGGGCTTGGCGGCCGAGGAGCCCGCCGCCGATCTGGACCGTCTGCCCTGGCGCCAGGTCTATACCGAGCCGCGCCTGCAGCAGCTGATCGCGCTGAGCCTGGCCCAGAACCGCGATCTGCGCGTGGCGGCGCTCAATGTGGAGCGGGCCCGCGCGCTCTACCAGGTGCAGGAGGCCGGCACCCAGCCCAATCTGGCCCTGGGCGCCTCGGCCACGCGCGCCGATACCGGCAGCCGCTACAGCGCCAGCCTGGGCCTGGCGGCCTATGAGCTGGACTTCTTCGGCCGCGTGCGCCAGCTCAACGAGTCGGCCCTGCAGAGCTTTCTGCAGAGCGAGGCGGCGCGCCAGAGCGCCCGCCTGAGCCTGGTGGCCGAAACGGCGAACGCCTGGCTGGGCCTGGCGGCCGACCAGGCCCGCCTGGTGTTGGCCGAGCGCACGCTGGCCAGCCGCGAGCAAAGCCTGACCCTCACCCAGCGGCGCTACGAGCTGGGCGCCATCGGTGGCCTGCCCCTGGCCCAGGCCCGCACCGCGCGCGACAGCGCCCGCGCCGACCTGGCCAGCGCCCGGGCCCAGATCGCCCTGGACCGCCATGCCCTGGAGCTGCTGCTGGGCACGGCCCTGCCCGAGGCCCTGCTGCCGCGGGCCGAGGATCTGGGCCCGGCCAGCGCGCCCCTGCTGCCGGCGCTGCCGGCCGCCGTGCCCTCCAGCGTGTTGCAGCGCCGGCCCGATGTGCTGGCGGCCGAGCATGCGCTGCAGGCGGCCCATGCCGATGTGGGCGTGGCTCGGGCGGCGCGCTTTCCGCGCATCAGCCTGACCGGCTCCCTGGGCAGCGCCAGCAGCGAGCTCTCGGCCCTGTTTGATCGCGGCAGCTGGAGCTTCGGCCCCTCGCTGAGCCTGCCTTTGCTGGACGGCGGCGCCGCCACGGCCCAGGCCCGCGCGGCCGAGCAGGCCCGCGCCATCGCCCTGGCCCAGTACGACAAGGCCCTGCAGCAGGCCTTCCGCGAGGTGGCGGACGGGCTCTCTCAGGCGCAAAGCCTGGACGAGCGCCTGCAGGCCCAGCGGGCGCTCTACGCCTCGGCCCGGCGCCAGCTGGCGCTGGCCGAGGCCAGCTACCGCGCCGGCGCCACCGGCCAGCTGGAACTTCTGGACGCCCAGCGCAGCCTGGACGCCGCCGCCCAGGGCCTGATCACCCTGCAGCAATCCCTGCAGTCCAACCGCATCGGCCTGTACAAGGCCCTGGGCGGAGGCTGGCAGACCGAATCGCAGGAGGCTGCTGCCGCGGCCTCGCTTGCCCCGCAGACCACACCATGAGCCAAGACCCTTCCGCCGGCAGCGCCACGCCTGCCACCGCTTCCTCGTTGCCCAACACACCCCGCCAGCGCCGGCGCCTGTGGCGCTGGGGCGGCGCCCTGCTTCTGGTCCTGGGCCTGGCGGGCTGGGCCGTGCAGCATTGGTGGCTGGCGCCGCCGCCGCGGCCCCAGGTGGCCACGGCCCCGGTGCAGCGCGCCGATATCGAGGACACCGTGCTGGCCACCGGCACCCTGGGCGCGGCCAAGCTGGTGAGCGTGGGCGCCCAGGTCACGGGCCAGGTCAAGCGACTCTTCGTGGAGCTGGGCGATGTGGTCAAACAGGGCCAGACCATTGCCGAGATCGATGCCCTGCCGCAGCAGAACGCGCTGCGCAATGCCCAGGCCCAGGTGCAGAGCAGCCAGGCCCAGCTGCGCGCCAAGCAGGCCGGCCTGGCCCAGGCCGAGCTGGTGCTGCAGCGCCAGCGCGCCCTGGTGGCGGCCGATGCCGGCGCCCGTGCCGATCTGGAGGCGGCCGAGGCCAGCGTGGCCAGCACCCGCGCCGAGATCGAGGCCCTGCAGGCCCAGATCCGCCAGGCCCAGGTGGCGCAGAGCACGGCCGAGCTCAACCTCTCCTACACCCGGGTGACCGCGCCCATGGACGGGGTGGTGGTGGCCGTGGTCACCGAGCAGGGCCAGACGGTGAACGCCAACCAGTCCGCGCCCACCCTGATCAAGCTGGCGCGCCTGGACACCATGACGGTGAAGGCCCAGATCTCCGAGGCCGATGTGCCGCGGGTCAAGCCCGGCATGCCGGTCTACTTCAGCCTGCTGGGCGAGCCGGACCGGCGCATCCAGGCGCGGCTGCGCGCGGTGGAGCCCGGCCCCACCACCATTGCCAGCGATGGCAGCGGTACCAGCACCAGCAGCACGAGCAGCAGCAGCGGCACCAGTGCGATCTACTACAACGGCATCTTCGACGTGCCCAATCCCGATGGCCGCCTGCGCATCAATATGACGGCCCAGACCACCATCGTGCTGGCCAGCGCGCGCCAGGCCCTGGTGGTGCCGAGCGCGGCCCTGCTGGGCCAGGGGCGCGAGGGCCAGTACCGCGTGCGGGTGCTTGGGCCGGATGGTCAGGTGCAGGAGAAGCGCGTGCGCATCGGCCTGAACAACCGGGTGCAGGCCCAGGTGCTGGACGGCCTGAGCGAGGGTGAGCAGGTGGTGACCAGCGAGGCGGTCAACGGCGCGGCGCCCTCGCTGGGCCGCCGTGGCGGCCCCGGCGGCCCGAGGATGTTTTGATGATGAAGGCCCACCCCCTACGCGCTGCGCGCGCCCCCTCAAGGGGGCGAGCCCGTAGGCCCGGCAAAGCCGGTTCCTCGGGCTCCGCGCGGCTCCATCAGCCGCTCGCGCGGCGGAAGGCCGGAGATCGATGAGATGGACGCTCTATTGGAGTTGAAAGGCCTGGTGCGCGAGTTCCCGGCCGGCGAGGGCGTGGTGGCGGTGCTGCGCGATGTGGACCTGCGCATCGCGGCCGGCGAGATGGTGGCCATCATGGGCCCTTCGGGCTCGGGCAAGTCCACGCTGATGAACATCCTGGGCTGCCTGGACCGGCCCACGCGCGGCAGCTACCGCGTGGCGGGCCAGGAGACCCAGGCCATGGACCCCGATGCGCTGGCACGGCTGCGGCGCGAGCATTTCGGCTTCATCTTCCAGCGCTACCAGCTGCTGGGCGATCTCTCGGCCCTGGGCAATGTGGAGATCCCGGCCATCTATGCCGGGGCGGCCGCGGCCGAGCGCCATGCGCGCGGCGAGCGCCTGCTGCAGCGCCTGGGTCTGGCCGAGCGCCTGCGCCACCGGCCGGCACGCTCTCGGGCGGCCAGCAGCAGCGCGTGGCGATTGCCCGCGCGCTGATGAATGGCGGCGACGTGATCCTGGCCGACGAGCCCACCGGCGCCCTGGACCAGGCCAGCGGCCGCGAGGTGATGCGCATCCTGGAGGAGCTGCATGCCGACGGGCACACCGTGATCCTGGTGACCCACGATCCTCAGGTGGCGGCGCATGCGGAGCGCGTGATCGAGATCAGCGACGGCCGCATCGTGGCCGACCGGCGCCAGGCGCGCCAGCCCGCGGCGGCGCCTCCAGCATCCGAGACCGCCGAAGCGGGCCCGGCCGCGGGCCGCCGCTACCGCGAGCCGCGCGCAGCGGCCGGCTCGCGCCTGGGCGATTTGCTGGGTCGCGTGGGCGAGGCCACGCGCATGGCCTGGCGCGCCATGGTCAACCACCGGCTGCGCACCCTGCTGACCATGCTGGGCATCATCATCGGCATCGCCTCCGTGGTCTCGGTGGTGGCCCTGGGTGAGGGCTCGCGGCAGCGCATCCTGGCGGACATCAGTGCCATGGGCACCAACACCATCGACATCATGCCGGGCAGCGGCTTTGGCGACCGGCGCGCCGGCGCGGTGCGCACCCTGCGCGCGGGTGATGCCGAGGCCCTGGCCCAGCTGGGCTATGTGGACAGCGTCACGCCCACGGTGGCGGCCAATGTGGGCCTGCGCTACCGCAGCGTGGATGTGTCGGCCAATGTCAGCGGGGTGGGCGAGCAGTTCTTCCGCGTGCGCGGCTATGAGTTCCGCCAGGGCCAGGCCTTCGATGCCCAGGCCGTGCGCCTGCGCGCGCAGGAGGCGGTGATCGACGACAACGCGCGCCAGAGCCTCTTTCCCGGCGGCGAGAACCCGCTGGGCGAGGTGATCCTGCTGGGCACGGTGCCGGTGCGCATCGTGGGCGTGACGGCCAAGAAGAGCAGCGCCTTCGGCAACGACGATGCGCTCAATATCTGGATCCCCTACACCACGGCCATGAGCCGCATCACGGGCCAGGACTATCTGCGCAGCCTCACCGTGCGCGTCAGCGATGCGGTGCCCAGCACCGTGGCCGAGCAGGGCATCACACGCCTGCTCACGCAGCGCCACGGCAAGCAGGACTTCTTCCTGATGAACACCGACAGCATCCGCCAGACCATCGAGCAGACCACGCAGACCATCACCCTGCTGATCTCCTCCATCGCGCTGATCTCCCTGCTGGTGGGCGGTATCGGGGTGATGAACATCATGCTGGTCTCGGTGACCGAGCGCACGCAGGAGATCGGGGTGCGCATGGCCGTGGGCGCGCGCCAGAGCGACATCCTGCGTCAGTTCCTGATCGAGGCAGTGCTGGTCTGCCTGATCGGCGGCGGCCTGGGCGTGAGCCTGGCCCTGGCTGGCGGCGCCTTGTTTGACCGCTTCGCCAGCGACTTCCGCATGGTCTTCTCCAGCAGCGCCATCCTGGGGGCCTTCGGTGTGTCCACCCTGATCGGCGTGCTCTTCGGCTTTCTGCCGGCGCGCAGCGCGGCGCGGCTGGATCCGGTGGTGGCGCTGGCGCGAGCCTAGGGGGGCGCTGGAGCCGCGCTACCGTTTCGTCGCTGGCGACCGGCCCAGCCAGTGGCAATCCATCGTGTCCAGCTTTAGCAGCTGAAGATTGTGATGGGCGTTCTGGAAACGTGCCGTCAGCTCGGTCCGCGCCTGCGGGTTGTCGTTGGCCATGCGCATGAAGGCCTCATAGCCGAGCAGCGCCTCACCCATGCCCTCGACAATCCGCCGCTTGGCGCGGACCAGGCACTCGTGAACTGAGAGATCGTCCATTTCGCGGCGCGCGGCCTGCAGTTGCAGGATCACCGCGGGCAGGGCATAGCGCGGCGTGCTGAGCGACAGGCGGGCGGCATCGTCCCACTTGCGCGCGACTTCCAGCATCTGCTCATGGTTGTGCTTGATCTGGGCCGCGATGGTCGCGCTCCGGGCAGCCTCGGCCTGGCGATCCAGCTCCATGCGCTGGAGCTCCAGCATCTGCTCCTTCGCGCGCCGGTCCGCTTCGGCCTTGCGCGCCTGCTCCTGCTGAAGGGCCTCTTTGCGGGCTTCGAGCTTCTTGAAATGGATCTTGGCGCCGACAGCCAAGGCCGTGAGCAGCACCATCGCAAGCAGCAGCAGGGGCACATTGATGCCGCGCTGACTGCCTCTGTCCCTGTTCATCTTGTCTCCCTGATGTGATCGCCGTGGCGCCCTCAGCCCCGCCTACTGCCTGTGTCACTCCCGGAGAGGACTTTGTGCGAAGGGACTCGGGGCGCCGGGCCGCCGGCGTGCGGGGCGCAGCATAGCCTGCTCAGCGCGCGGCGCTGCCGGCATCGGCGGGGACTTCATCCACCGAGGGCGGTGGTGCCTGGCGCAGCAGCTCGTCCAGGGCCTGCGCTTCGTCCAGGGCCGGGGTCTCCAGGCGCGGAGGTGGGCCGCACAAGGCCTGGGGCCAGCACAGCACAGCGCCCAGCACCAGGATGAGCACCGCCGTGTAGGGCAGGACGGCCGGCGCGAGCCGGGCCAGGCTGAGGTCTTCGGCGCCCGGTCCGCTGCGCGCGGCCAGCAGGGCATAGCCCAGCGGGGGGAGCAGATAGCCCAGCTGCAGGATCAGCAGGGCCAGCACCGCCACCCAGGGCGCGTGGGTCTGCTGCTGCAGCAGCACCGGCATCAGCAGGGGCAGGATCAGGAAGATCAGCTCGAAGGCGTCCAGCACCAGGCTGCACAGCAGCAGCACGAGCAGGGTCAGGGCCAGGGTGGCGCCTGGTCCGCCCAGGCTATGGGCCAGCAGCTCCCGCTGTAGCCAGACATCGCTGCCCAGGGCGCGCAGCAGCCAGGTGAAGCTGCTGGCCGCCAGCAGCAGGCCGAAGAGCATGCCCGCGGTCTGCAGGGCCTGGCTCAAGAGGGCTGCCATGCGGCCGCGCAGGCGGCCCGAGCACAGGCCATGACCGAGCAGCAGGGCGGCGGCCAGGGCCGCGCCTTCCACCGCCAGCCACCAGCCTCGGGCCACGCCCAGCAGCATCAGCAGCACCCCGGCACTGAAGACCCAGGGCAGTGCGCCGCCCCGGCCCGTTCGGGGCCGCGCTGCGGCCGGGCTCGTGTGCGGCCGACTCAGGCCGGCCACCAGGGCGAAGCCCAGCAGCACGAGCAGGGCAGGCCGCCAGGCGGCCGCGAGCAGGTCCTGGTTGTTCATCACGCGCGCCAGGCCGGCGGCGCTGCCCAGCTGGCCCAGGGCCTCGGTGTGGGCGCGCATCATGGCCTCGCCGCAGAGCAGCAGCACCAGGGAGGGCGGCAGCAGCAGGCCCAGGGTGCTGGCGGCCGCCAGCAAGGCCGTGGCCCGCGGGCGGGGCCAGGCGGCCAGGGCGGCCTCGGCCCCGTGGCGCAGCATGCCCAGGCTGGCGGCCACCGAGCCGTTCATGGGCGCCGACAATGCGGCAAAGCCCAGCACCGCGAGGGCGCTGGCCAGTGGCCCCTCGCCCAGGCGGCGGCGCAGGGCCGCGATCCAGGTCTCGGCCAGGCCCATCTCGCGCAGGGTGGCACCCACCAGGGCATAGAGCAGCAGGGCCTGGAGCAGGTCGTGCTCCAGCAGGCCGGACAGGCGCAGCGGCAGGGCCCAGAGCAGCTGCGGGTCTATCCAGCCCAGAGCCAGGCCCAGCAGCCCACCCCAGAGCGAGCAGGCCAGCAGGGCCGCATAGACCGGCCAGCGGGCCCAGAGTGTGAGCAGCAGGGCCAGGCCGAAGAGCAGGGGTCCCAGGGTGGCGGCGGAGACCCCGCTCATGAGCTGCGGCGTGGTGCGGCCAGCAGCTCCACCAGGGTCTGCAGTGCCAGGAGCAGGAGCAGCAGCAACAAGGCCCACTTGATCAGGAAGTAGCCGGGGCTGAAGGTCTCGGGGAAGCGCTCCCACTGCTGCAGGGAGCGCCAGGCGGCGGGGGCGCCCAGCCCCAGATTGATCAGGCACCAGGGCAGCAGCGCGCCCAGTCGCAGCAGGCGGGGCAGGCGCGGCGCCTGTGTGGAACTGGCGAGATGGGCGCCGTGCGCCGCGGCCTCGCGCAGGGCCACGGCCACCAGCAGGGCGAACAGGCACTGGGCCAGATCATTGACCCGTGCCGGCGAGATCCAGCCGGTCTGGCGCAGCGGCCATTGCAGGGCCAGCAGCAGCACAAAGGGCAGGGCCAGCCAGGCGAGGGCGGCGCACAGGCGGTCCAACGCAGCCAGCAGGCGGGTGCTTGGGCGGCGAGACGTGTCGGTCTGGAGCGCGGACGCTGGCTGCATGGCGCCAGTGTCGCCGCCCCGGGTCAGCCCGTGCCCTGGGGCAGGCCCTGGGCTGCCTCAGACCTTCTTCACGAACTCCGACTTCAGGCCCATGGCGCCGATGCCCTCGATCTTGCAGTCGATGTCGTGGTCACCCTCGGTGAGGCGGATGTTCTTGACCTTGGTGCCGACCTTGACGACCAGGGAGGAGCCCTTGATCTTCAGGTCCTTGATCACGGTGACGGTGTCGCCGTCCTGCAGCACGTTGCCGACGGCGTCCTTGATCACACGGGCTTCCTCGGCCGCCGCCGGGGCCGCGGCCTGGGCCGACCATTCGTGGCCGCACTCGGGACAGACCAGCTGGGTGCCGTCCTCATAGGTGTAGACGGAGTTGCACTGAGGGCAGGCGGGCAGGGTGGAAGACATGGGGCGCTCCTGGGTGTGAGACAACGGAAGGCGTACAGGCGGACGGGCTAAAGAAAAAGCCCCGACACCTTGCGATGACGGGGCTTCAGATTTGGCTCCTCGACCTGGGCTCGAACCAGGGACCTACGGATTAACAGTCCGGCGCTCTACCGACTGAGCTATCGAGGAATTGTTCTTCTCTTATGTCGGGCCTGCCATTCGGTGGCGGCAGGCCGTCTTGGCTTTGTCGTCTTGCCCGCTTGCGCGAACACGACGCTTCTGTTCTTGGCTCCCCGACCTGGGCTCGAACCAGGGACCTACGGATTAACAGTCCGGCGCTCTACCGACTGAGCTATCGGGGAACAGAGCCTTGCATTATAGCCATAGTTTTGGAGTCTTTACAAGCTTGCTTCAACACTCACTCGGAAAGTGCGCGGCGCGAGCGGGTAGAGGTAGACATGACCGTACTGGTAGGGCGATTCCTTCCAGGCGCGGCGGTCGGCCAGGTTGTCCACGCCCAGGCGCCAGGTCAGCAGCTGGCCGCCGGCCAGGGCCTGCTCGTAGCGGGCACCGGCATCCAGGCGCGTCCAGCCGGGAATGCGCAGGCTGTTGTCGGGCAGCACGGCGCGCTCGCCCTCGTACACCAGGCCCAGCTGCAGCTGCAGGCCGGGCAGGGCGGCGATCTGCTGGCGGCCCTGCAGCTTGAGCGTGGTCTCGGGCACATTGGCGGGCTTGAGGCCGTTGAGGCTGGCGATCTCGCTGCCGCGCTGGCGGGCCTGCAGCTTCATGGCGCTGGCCAGCAGGCCGCCGCCCTGCCACTTGAGGTCGGCCTGGGCTTCCAGGCCGCGGTGGCGGGCGATGCCGTCGGCGCGGCGTTCGCAGCTCAGCGGCGTGCTGTCGCAGTCGCCGAAGTCACGCCACTGCGGGCGCTTGATGTCGAAGAAGGCGATGCCCCAGTCCACCGTGGAACTGCCGGACTTCAGGCCCAGTTCCAGTTGGCGGCTCTTGAGAGCGGGCAGGGCCTGGCCGGGACTCTTGTAGCGGCTGCGGTTGGGCACGACCTCGGATTCGATGCCCTGGCCCCAGCTGGCATAGACCATGAGTTCCGGGCTCAGGGCCTGGCTCAGGCCCAGCCAGGGCGTGCTGAAGCTCTGGGCGTAGTCGGTGGCGCGGCTGCCGTCGGTCTGCACGCTCTCGCGCTGCAGGCGGGTGTGGCGCAGGCCGGCCCAGGCCTTGAGGCCGGGCAGCCAGGCATCGAGCTGCACCGCGTCGCGCAGATAGAACTCGGTGCTGCGCTCGTCGCGCAGGGTCATCTCGTCGGTGCCGGGGCTCAGATTGCTGGCGATCAACTGGCCGTTGATATTGCCGGTGCCGGGGCCGTCGTTGCGGCGGGTCTGGCCGCGCGTCTCGAAGCGGCTGAGCAGCAGGCCGGTGCTGAGCTCGTGGCGCAAGGCGCCAGTGCTGAAGCGGCCGCTCAGCGAGAGGTCCAGCGCATCGGTGTTGCGGCGCTCGTTCTCGCTGCGGAAGTCGTAGACGTCGAAATTGCCGTTGGGGCAGTAGCGGTCGGCCCAGTAGACCTCGGCGCTCTCGCTGCAGCCGAAGGGGTAGGCCAGGCGGTCATCGGTCTTCAGGCGCTGCAGGCCCAGATGGGCCTGGGCCTTCCAGTCGGCATTGAGTCGCTGCGTCAGGCGCAGCGAGGCATGCTGGTTGTCAAAGACCACCGGCTGCGTCCAGGGCTGGTTGTTGAGATTGATGCGCGGATCGATCTGCCGGGCCGAGGGCAGGGTGTTGCCCAGCAGGCTGAAGCCGGGCTGGCTGGGCTGGCTCTGGCGGTTCCATTCGAACTCGGCCTCGACCAGGGTGTCGGGCGTGGCGCGCCAGTCGCCGGCCAGGGCCAGCAGCTGACGATCGCCCTTGGCATCGCGCAGCGCAGGGCGCAGGCTGGCGCCGCTGGCGTTCAGGCGCAGGCCGAAGGCCTGATCGGTGCCGAAGCGCCGGCTCAGGTCCACGCTGGCTTCCACCGTGCCACGCTCGCTGAGCTCCAGGCCCAGGGTCGTGAAATTGCCATTGGGGCGCTTGACCACCAGGTTCACCAGGCCGCCCGGGGCGCTGGTGCCGGCCTGCATGCCGCTCGTGCCCTTGAGCAGCTCCACGCTGCTCTTGTTGCCCAGGGCCAGGGCCGTCTCGGCATTGATGGGCAGGCCGTCGCGGCGGTAGTTGAAGCGGTTGTCCAGGTCGTAGCCGCGTACCTTCAGATAGGAGACATAGCCCTGGGAGTTGTAGGCATCGCCCACGCTGGCGTCCAGCAGGGTCAGGCCGGAGAGCGCGTCCACGCCCAGATCGCGCAGGCGCTCGGCGCTGATCACCTGGGCCTGCAGGGGCAGCTTGGCCACGGGCGTCTCACCAAAGCCGCCCACCAGCACCGGGGCTTCGGCGGAGCGGCCCTGCAGGCTCACGGCGGGCAGGGATTGCTGTTGCTGCTGCTGTGCCAGCGCCGGCAGCAGGGCCAGGCTCAGGGCGGACAGCAGCAGGGGCGCGCGCAGAGGCAGGCGGCGCGGGACGGAGGCGAAGGAGTGGGGTGTGGGAGCCATCGGGTTCGTACTTCTCTACAGCAGACGATGGCAGGGGGTATCACGGGCCCGCGCGGCCCGGCAGCGAGAAAGTGCTGCGGCGGGACCGGCGGCACGGCATGGGGGCCATGGCGGGCGTGCTTCCCTGCGCGAGGATTACCTCGTGCCGGCCGGGCCGGCATGGCGGCGCTTGCGC is part of the Shinella sp. XGS7 genome and harbors:
- a CDS encoding TRAP transporter large permease subunit, with the protein product MSGVSAATLGPLLFGLALLLTLWARWPVYAALLACSLWGGLLGLALGWIDPQLLWALPLRLSGLLEHDLLQALLLYALVGATLREMGLAETWIAALRRRLGEGPLASALAVLGFAALSAPMNGSVAASLGMLRHGAEAALAAWPRPRATALLAAASTLGLLLPPSLVLLLCGEAMMRAHTEALGQLGSAAGLARVMNNQDLLAAAWRPALLVLLGFALVAGLSRPHTSPAAARPRTGRGGALPWVFSAGVLLMLLGVARGWWLAVEGAALAAALLLGHGLCSGRLRGRMAALLSQALQTAGMLFGLLLAASSFTWLLRALGSDVWLQRELLAHSLGGPGATLALTLLVLLLCSLVLDAFELIFLILPLLMPVLLQQQTHAPWVAVLALLILQLGYLLPPLGYALLAARSGPGAEDLSLARLAPAVLPYTAVLILVLGAVLCWPQALCGPPPRLETPALDEAQALDELLRQAPPPSVDEVPADAGSAAR
- a CDS encoding zinc ribbon domain-containing protein YjdM, whose amino-acid sequence is MSSTLPACPQCNSVYTYEDGTQLVCPECGHEWSAQAAAPAAAEEARVIKDAVGNVLQDGDTVTVIKDLKIKGSSLVVKVGTKVKNIRLTEGDHDIDCKIEGIGAMGLKSEFVKKV
- a CDS encoding TonB-dependent siderophore receptor, which produces MAPTPHSFASVPRRLPLRAPLLLSALSLALLPALAQQQQQQSLPAVSLQGRSAEAPVLVGGFGETPVAKLPLQAQVISAERLRDLGVDALSGLTLLDASVGDAYNSQGYVSYLKVRGYDLDNRFNYRRDGLPINAETALALGNKSSVELLKGTSGMQAGTSAPGGLVNLVVKRPNGNFTTLGLELSERGTVEASVDLSRRFGTDQAFGLRLNASGASLRPALRDAKGDRQLLALAGDWRATPDTLVEAEFEWNRQSQPSQPGFSLLGNTLPSARQIDPRINLNNQPWTQPVVFDNQHASLRLTQRLNADWKAQAHLGLQRLKTDDRLAYPFGCSESAEVYWADRYCPNGNFDVYDFRSENERRNTDALDLSLSGRFSTGALRHELSTGLLLSRFETRGQTRRNDGPGTGNINGQLIASNLSPGTDEMTLRDERSTEFYLRDAVQLDAWLPGLKAWAGLRHTRLQRESVQTDGSRATDYAQSFSTPWLGLSQALSPELMVYASWGQGIESEVVPNRSRYKSPGQALPALKSRQLELGLKSGSSTVDWGIAFFDIKRPQWRDFGDCDSTPLSCERRADGIARHRGLEAQADLKWQGGGLLASAMKLQARQRGSEIASLNGLKPANVPETTLKLQGRQQIAALPGLQLQLGLVYEGERAVLPDNSLRIPGWTRLDAGARYEQALAGGQLLTWRLGVDNLADRRAWKESPYQYGHVYLYPLAPRTFRVSVEASL